Proteins co-encoded in one Gleimia hominis genomic window:
- a CDS encoding MFS transporter, whose protein sequence is MSKNINPIQDTAAINQAAQQAQQKKSRLPIFLRRGRVGGFLTVVMAGQLTYSAFEAFKGSLMLPLCNALGITVGQFGTLMSFIGIAMFLYPIGGWVNNRFTIRSLLITWSAWRLVTFLALYICALPFMPDMPFKVMIAIAISWGVWDALGWPAVVNGVTLLSKDANTRGRGLAMSLLETIRRGAEFLMNAVILLLLWIYPGSAKTIMLAFGFGYTLLLVPLIILILRTVPKNAIAEHENMSKNTAALYGLWQVLTRPRVWLAGVAGMCLYWTYVNLIYSSAPYVKLVFNASDSVSGVFGIITTGAVGMLVALVAGGLADYVFKSSTLMLGVALAICAVAAGVVYLLPADQSMLWFAMSLLVLMSVGIFMGKAVILAPIAELNLPDQINGSAMAIGSLAVYAPVFWGNFMTAGIIDRHADNPYEGYQVIFLITLAVAVIGAVCAFVLAMINRRIDHRNAQAGHLSAQESAVK, encoded by the coding sequence GTGAGCAAGAATATTAATCCCATCCAAGACACAGCTGCCATAAACCAGGCAGCGCAGCAGGCGCAGCAGAAGAAGTCGCGCCTCCCCATCTTCTTGAGGCGCGGCCGAGTCGGCGGATTCCTCACCGTCGTCATGGCGGGGCAGCTGACGTACAGTGCGTTCGAAGCATTTAAAGGTTCCTTAATGCTCCCGCTGTGTAACGCGCTGGGAATCACAGTCGGCCAGTTCGGTACCCTCATGAGCTTCATTGGGATCGCCATGTTCCTCTACCCAATTGGTGGGTGGGTGAACAACCGGTTCACAATCCGTTCCCTACTGATTACGTGGAGTGCGTGGCGGCTCGTCACCTTCCTCGCGCTCTACATTTGCGCGCTCCCGTTCATGCCGGACATGCCATTCAAAGTGATGATCGCGATCGCGATTTCGTGGGGCGTGTGGGACGCACTCGGTTGGCCAGCGGTAGTTAACGGCGTGACGCTGCTATCTAAAGACGCGAACACGCGCGGGCGCGGTCTGGCAATGAGTTTGCTAGAAACCATCCGCCGCGGCGCCGAATTCCTCATGAATGCCGTAATCTTGCTGCTGCTGTGGATCTACCCGGGCAGTGCGAAAACGATCATGCTGGCATTCGGGTTTGGCTACACGTTGCTGCTAGTACCCCTCATTATTCTCATTTTGCGCACCGTACCGAAGAACGCGATTGCGGAGCACGAGAACATGTCGAAAAACACCGCTGCCCTGTACGGTTTGTGGCAGGTGCTGACACGTCCGCGCGTGTGGCTTGCAGGGGTGGCGGGCATGTGCCTGTATTGGACGTACGTTAACTTGATTTACTCGTCCGCGCCTTACGTAAAACTAGTGTTCAATGCATCCGATTCTGTTTCGGGGGTATTCGGAATTATTACGACCGGGGCAGTGGGGATGCTAGTTGCCCTGGTTGCAGGTGGTTTAGCCGACTACGTGTTCAAGTCTTCGACGTTAATGCTGGGGGTCGCGCTCGCGATTTGTGCGGTAGCGGCGGGAGTGGTCTACCTACTGCCTGCGGACCAGTCCATGCTGTGGTTTGCCATGAGTTTGCTGGTTTTGATGTCCGTTGGGATTTTTATGGGTAAAGCGGTTATTTTGGCGCCGATTGCGGAGCTGAACCTGCCAGACCAGATCAACGGTTCAGCCATGGCCATCGGTTCCCTGGCGGTGTACGCACCCGTGTTCTGGGGGAACTTCATGACCGCAGGCATTATTGACCGCCATGCGGATAATCCGTACGAGGGGTACCAGGTGATCTTCCTGATTACCCTGGCCGTGGCTGTTATCGGAGCGGTGTGCGCGTTCGTGCTCGCGATGATTAACCGTCGGATCGACCACCGGAACGCGCAGGCGGGCCACCTGAGTGCGCAGGAAAGTGCGGTGAAGTAG
- a CDS encoding biotin--[acetyl-CoA-carboxylase] ligase, with amino-acid sequence MSIQRHNDDALTGAQAKQDDEWQLWAQFPTSVCPDLTYMRETDSTNAQLVQQVEDTIAQGQVSSLEPYTTVVASQQTQGRGRYARAWMDAPGALLFSTLVKVPTPYLSWVTLVAGLALKKATQVPNTQLKWPNDLLLDGRKIAGILSEHVAAAGQTEAEGEQHWVVVGVGLNIGQVPSVENPLNAVPAGALETDPNERPQILKRFLEELRTYLQDLTQVNAGEAKLREWQAEYMGASIGAGSEASVTLATGERLEGTMLGVGLLGTLELEVDGERRSVTTADVALSAKAGTDPSRVGHVEIRDEGSEAANAEGSR; translated from the coding sequence ATGAGTATTCAACGACACAACGATGACGCGCTAACAGGCGCGCAAGCGAAGCAAGACGACGAATGGCAGCTGTGGGCCCAGTTCCCAACCAGCGTGTGCCCCGATTTGACGTACATGCGCGAAACCGATTCGACGAACGCGCAACTAGTGCAGCAAGTAGAGGACACGATTGCGCAAGGCCAGGTCAGTAGCTTAGAGCCATACACAACGGTGGTGGCCTCGCAACAAACGCAGGGCCGGGGTAGGTACGCGCGCGCATGGATGGACGCGCCGGGCGCGTTACTGTTCTCCACCCTCGTGAAAGTACCGACCCCGTACCTTTCGTGGGTGACCTTGGTGGCCGGGCTGGCCCTAAAGAAAGCAACCCAGGTGCCGAATACGCAGCTGAAATGGCCCAACGACCTGCTGCTGGACGGGCGGAAAATAGCGGGAATCCTCAGTGAACACGTTGCAGCCGCCGGGCAAACTGAAGCTGAGGGCGAGCAGCACTGGGTAGTAGTCGGCGTGGGGCTTAACATCGGCCAGGTACCCTCGGTGGAAAACCCATTGAATGCAGTGCCAGCAGGGGCTTTAGAGACTGATCCAAACGAGCGCCCCCAGATCCTCAAGCGATTCCTAGAAGAACTACGCACCTACCTGCAAGACCTGACGCAAGTAAACGCGGGCGAAGCAAAACTGCGTGAATGGCAAGCAGAATACATGGGCGCGTCAATCGGTGCGGGCAGTGAGGCGTCGGTGACGCTCGCGACCGGGGAACGGTTGGAAGGCACCATGCTTGGCGTGGGGCTGCTAGGAACCCTGGAACTTGAAGTGGACGGTGAACGCCGGTCAGTAACCACAGCCGATGTGGCGCTGTCAGCCAAAGCAGGCACCGACCCCTCGCGCGTGGGCCACGTTGAAATACGTGATGAGGGGAGCGAAGCGGCTAACGCGGAAGGCTCGCGATGA
- a CDS encoding TetR/AcrR family transcriptional regulator, whose protein sequence is MSTRLQTQDRLIAATRELIMTEGVEHCSLERICAKAGFTRGAFYSNFASKDSLLAAMAEEEYANLIDTLEEQMQQWQSHHIDGDTRTVMQVLLFDFLDAIGVGGNVYTLHSELMMRAVRDTDWAQRLLEINNEFNEALARCMETILAASGRTPTIPMRPLTHAVIGIVMRAAGVDSWRRSASALPPVSSAADSPVRDILETILILLMAASEPQEIAASEPQENN, encoded by the coding sequence GTGTCCACTAGGCTTCAAACCCAGGATCGTTTGATCGCAGCTACCCGCGAGTTGATAATGACGGAGGGTGTGGAGCACTGTTCACTGGAACGTATTTGCGCTAAGGCGGGGTTTACGCGGGGCGCGTTTTACTCAAATTTTGCGTCTAAGGATTCACTGCTGGCAGCGATGGCAGAGGAAGAGTACGCCAACCTGATTGACACTCTTGAGGAGCAGATGCAGCAGTGGCAGTCCCACCACATCGATGGGGATACCCGCACGGTTATGCAGGTGTTGTTGTTCGACTTCCTGGACGCCATCGGGGTGGGTGGCAACGTATACACTCTGCATTCTGAACTGATGATGCGGGCTGTGCGGGACACGGATTGGGCGCAGCGGCTTTTGGAGATTAATAATGAGTTTAATGAGGCACTAGCGCGCTGCATGGAAACCATCCTCGCGGCGTCTGGACGTACCCCCACGATTCCGATGCGTCCGTTAACGCACGCGGTTATTGGGATTGTGATGCGCGCAGCGGGAGTGGACTCGTGGCGCAGATCCGCATCTGCTCTTCCCCCAGTTAGTAGCGCAGCGGATTCCCCGGTGCGGGACATTTTAGAGACCATTTTGAT
- a CDS encoding glycerophosphoryl diester phosphodiesterase, translated as MNTERIVFAHRGLNSQAPENTMAAFRKAVECGARWIETDVDIIADGTPIICHDTQLDRTTNRGGTYYEISSEDLNSIDAGTWYDPQYAGERLPQLAQLVDYMNETGLNANIEIKSNEQGRKRTLELIDTVIEHLERVKKSKIIVSCFNHVLLYELHQRAPKLPIGALYETCALYDDWRSTCEMVGASYIHPENEGLTKARVQAFREAGLGVNVWTVNSRARANELFNWGVTGVFTDYADKLLDLEQN; from the coding sequence ATGAATACCGAACGAATAGTGTTTGCACACCGAGGGCTGAACTCCCAAGCCCCAGAAAACACCATGGCAGCGTTCCGCAAAGCAGTGGAATGCGGCGCCCGGTGGATTGAAACAGATGTGGACATAATCGCTGATGGCACGCCCATCATTTGCCATGACACACAGCTGGATCGCACCACAAACCGCGGGGGTACCTACTACGAAATCAGTAGCGAGGACCTCAACAGCATCGACGCGGGTACATGGTACGACCCACAATACGCCGGTGAACGCCTCCCGCAGCTGGCTCAGCTAGTGGACTACATGAATGAAACCGGGCTGAACGCGAACATCGAAATCAAATCCAACGAACAGGGCCGCAAACGCACCCTCGAACTGATCGACACCGTTATCGAACACCTGGAACGCGTTAAGAAATCCAAGATCATAGTTTCGTGCTTCAACCACGTACTACTGTACGAACTGCACCAGCGGGCGCCTAAACTGCCGATCGGTGCGCTTTACGAAACCTGCGCGCTCTACGACGACTGGCGGTCAACCTGCGAAATGGTGGGCGCCTCCTACATTCACCCAGAAAACGAGGGGCTAACCAAAGCTCGCGTACAAGCCTTCCGGGAAGCGGGCCTGGGTGTGAACGTGTGGACCGTTAACTCGCGCGCGCGAGCCAACGAACTATTCAACTGGGGCGTGACCGGCGTGTTCACGGACTACGCCGACAAACTACTAGACCTGGAGCAAAACTAA